One Carassius auratus strain Wakin chromosome 39, ASM336829v1, whole genome shotgun sequence genomic window, TCGCTatagagaagaaaaaaagtcagaattgcgaccTTTTTATCTCTGATTTTATTTCTCGGAATTGCAATTCggagtttttttcttcaattttgaCTTcataactcacaattgcaagtttatatctcgcaattctgagaagaaaaaaaaagtcagaattgtgatctaaaaagtcagaattaacttttttttttttttttattcagtggcagaaacgggcttccatacaaTCAAGACTACAGAcattaattgtgttttttattcagAGTCCAGGAACTGCATAAAATCACTTACATGTCATCTGCAGACATCTTCATGACTCCCACACAAAGCGCGTGCTGCTTCCCTTCTGCCATTATGGCCTGAAACAAATACTTAAGGACAACATCTTGTGATCATCAACACACACCAGTCAACCGCTTTGGCAACTACCTGAAATAAATGGATTTAAGTTGAaacactaaaatgactaaaactgaaataaaaataaatgaaagctaaatagagatgttaaacaaaaatgaaagtgCAGAACATAacttttaaaacaaactgaatttaaatagaaaaccaaaaatatacatttaaaacataaactcatataatcatatataaataatataaaactgatAATAATTACATTATCACAGATTGGAATTGACAACTTTTggattgaactattcctttacaatGAATCCATAGGATTAACTCATTAAGTGggaaaaaacatacatacatacatacatacatatatatatataattgaatataatacAACAGTTGGAAAGATACGACTACTGTGTCTGTTGCAGCAGGGTAGAGTTTGGCTCCTGGTGATGTGAGGCCTGGGCACATTATATTAGCTCCACTCAGAACAAATTTGATGGCTCCTTTATCTACTTGTTGGTGTGGCAGAATGAAGGGATCTGAAGAACAGACACGTGAGTAGCAGCCATTAGTCTGACCAAAGGAATAAGTCGTCTCACTTAGTAAAAGAAGTACCCTTCTTGCACCCGGCAATCTTTTCTGCAGAGAAACATCTTACTGCTACTGATTTGAAGTATATAAGTGCTGACTTACATTTGTGTAGAAGTCTGAGGGTGGGATAGAAGGGTCCTTCTCTCTGTCTGAAGAAGAGTAGCTCTCCGTTTACCGTAAGAATTTCAATATGCTCATGACTGGAATCATAAAATATCACACACCTCAGATGTAAAATGAGTAACTCTCTTAGTTCTGCATATCAGTAAGCACTGACTTTATATATAGTGCAACTCTTAccatctcacaattttgacagGGTCCTTTTTGGGCATTATCTGGTTGAGCCAATCATCGATGTTGGGAAACTGATCTAACAGCTGATTCTTTATACCCTTAATAACAGATGTCTTCAGTTGAATACAGTTTGAAACATTTTCCTTTTCATCAAATctattaagagagagagaaaaggaaatcATCTAATTTAATGTTCAATACCTGCAGAGTAGAGGTCtctgtaatattataattttatggtAAAGTATGGTAAAGAAATTAGTCTAATATAAAAGTCTCATATGACAATTACCATCAGTTGTtcagtttttataataaatgtaaacatacaattgaatcagtattttttatttttttattagaagtaTCTTggcaaaaattaagtattaaaaaaatacagatggaTAATTTCTAATGAACCATGAAAATCAGCTGACAGAGCAAATTAGCAGAGCAGCTAAACAGGTTGCTGTCTCGATACAGAATTAAGGGCAAATATTAAGTTACTATAGCATATAAACTGATAAGCGTGTGCATGCAACATGTCTTCTATTTCTACTGAGAAGCCAAAGCTAATGGGTTACTGAAACAATACATTACTGCAACAATGCTAAGTTATGTTCGCTACTATTTATAAGGTTGACAACGACTCAAGCTTACTTTTTAAACATCCTTGCAGGTCGTTATCCCTCACTCTTGTCCTCCGATCTGTGTGATCTTACAGTTCGTAACTGTTAAGTTTTCTGAACCAAAAAAACCTAAACATTCAGAAGATGTGATGAACGGACTCCACGCTTCACTACCGCAGGTGATTCCGGTTTACGACAGTGGTAAATCTTTTACGGCAAGGAATGgaagtacagtatgacaaaatgATGCTATCTATTTTGCTATACATAAAACAAATACCAAACTTTAGTCGCTAATGATAGTCAAAGTGAGTAAAAAATGTAACTAATCCCAGCATATTAAGACAATTGTTTTGCATTACACCTTTCccagaaatgtttaaatatgcaccAATTTGCGTACATACCCAGATCAGAAGATTGATAAAGTAAAAACGGCAAAATATAGATTGGAGTAATTTTTATGAAAGAGCTAGTTAAGTGAACATTGAGGAAAGTGCATGAGTGAACAATCATTGagaaaactgcttttt contains:
- the LOC113057875 gene encoding malignant T-cell-amplified sequence 1; this encodes MFKKFDEKENVSNCIQLKTSVIKGIKNQLLDQFPNIDDWLNQIMPKKDPVKIVRCHEHIEILTVNGELLFFRQREGPFYPTLRLLHKYPFILPHQQVDKGAIKFVLSGANIMCPGLTSPGAKLYPAATDTVVAIMAEGKQHALCVGVMKMSADDIGKVNKGIGIENVHYLNDGLWHMKTYK